A stretch of Campylobacter showae DNA encodes these proteins:
- a CDS encoding MqnA/MqnD/SBP family protein yields the protein MIFGKIDYLNLLPFHVFLKRSRLSSQDKKIIEFKKGVPSKLNRDLCCRRIDAAVVSSIESRKKRYKKVSLGIVAKGDVKSVLVRKGTSARPDPASASSNALAELLGLEGEVLIGDRALKAYLRDGEEAFYDLGRAWRERTGLPFVFGRFSCVKGRGAYERLAREFLRANVKIPNYILAKYAQTRGISADDIKWYLKFISYEIGAKEQKALRIFFKEVRKNGRTAKLLARGER from the coding sequence ATGATTTTTGGCAAGATTGATTATCTAAATTTGCTTCCTTTTCACGTATTTTTAAAGCGCTCGCGCCTAAGCTCGCAGGATAAAAAAATCATCGAATTTAAAAAGGGCGTGCCAAGCAAACTAAACCGCGATCTGTGCTGCCGCAGGATCGACGCCGCCGTGGTCTCAAGCATCGAAAGCCGCAAAAAACGCTATAAAAAAGTGAGCCTGGGCATCGTCGCAAAAGGTGACGTCAAAAGCGTGCTCGTGCGAAAGGGCACCTCCGCGCGTCCCGACCCCGCGTCTGCGAGCTCAAACGCGTTAGCCGAATTACTGGGGCTTGAGGGCGAGGTGCTCATCGGCGACCGCGCGCTAAAGGCGTATCTGCGGGATGGTGAGGAGGCGTTTTACGACCTTGGGCGGGCGTGGCGCGAGCGGACGGGCTTGCCGTTTGTTTTCGGGCGATTTTCCTGCGTGAAGGGGCGTGGCGCGTATGAGCGGCTGGCGCGCGAGTTTTTGCGAGCAAATGTCAAAATCCCAAACTATATCCTCGCCAAATACGCCCAAACTAGGGGCATCAGCGCAGACGATATCAAATGGTATCTCAAATTTATCAGCTACGAAATCGGCGCAAAGGAGCAAAAGGCGCTGCGGATATTTTTCAAAGAAGTGCGAAAAAACGGACGCACGGCAAAGCTTTTGGCACGAGGCGAGCGTTAG
- a CDS encoding ankyrin repeat domain-containing protein, protein MQSFFKFIFTLAAFAAILFYLSFLGVKFDKFGSGSMPTGFTVTPDTKIDPNSELAKYVTQEEIEAFGFGSSDIVCDKEKNATLVPLRAALDRKDTDFVVKFIKDNNLSVDVEMRDKRTPLMYSSFRNDVNTSSALINLGADIRAKDRFGLSPMAYAIMLNSLDTAKILLEKGVKFEEVEYLSPHIYTNRYYDSSRFESIIINGENNITIRYKYDQGRPETDLNNPQCVESSTRYKSDPFFYVVNRNLPQMAELMLSTGYKPREFKMGSGLQGIKDEEKNRPLKLSGWAYLGNYENYEPMLEVFIKYDLPNAPTKDQLKEAYKACYDNLKSFTEAKEKYIYGMNQGRDKEAEEKIQRTNKKYKYAPYQHIYQDGLLQYKPKPIDTKMIETFDKTINSYFKHCPDENATFKDARAFIKWANEERRQYKIEAFIDKYENDPTKVIYVDSNRSKSSSSSNLK, encoded by the coding sequence TTGCAAAGCTTTTTTAAATTTATATTCACACTCGCAGCCTTTGCCGCTATCCTCTTTTATCTTTCGTTTTTGGGAGTTAAATTTGATAAATTTGGATCAGGCTCTATGCCGACAGGTTTTACCGTCACTCCCGATACTAAAATAGACCCAAACTCCGAGCTAGCTAAATACGTAACGCAAGAGGAGATAGAGGCGTTTGGATTCGGTTCGTCCGATATAGTTTGCGATAAAGAGAAAAACGCTACGCTCGTGCCTTTAAGGGCCGCTCTTGATAGAAAAGATACCGATTTCGTAGTTAAATTTATAAAAGACAACAACCTAAGCGTAGACGTAGAGATGAGAGATAAAAGAACCCCGCTGATGTACAGCTCTTTTAGAAACGACGTAAATACCTCTAGTGCTCTAATAAATTTAGGAGCTGACATAAGGGCTAAGGATAGATTCGGCTTATCTCCTATGGCTTACGCCATTATGTTAAACTCCCTTGATACCGCCAAAATACTACTAGAAAAAGGGGTTAAATTTGAAGAGGTGGAGTATTTATCGCCGCATATTTATACAAACAGATACTATGATTCTTCCAGATTTGAATCCATAATCATAAACGGCGAGAATAACATAACAATACGCTACAAATACGATCAGGGGCGTCCAGAGACGGATCTAAATAATCCGCAATGCGTAGAGTCGAGCACTAGATATAAATCAGACCCGTTTTTCTACGTAGTAAATAGAAATCTGCCTCAGATGGCAGAACTAATGCTAAGCACGGGGTATAAACCTAGAGAGTTTAAAATGGGAAGCGGACTACAAGGCATAAAAGATGAAGAGAAAAATAGACCGTTAAAACTAAGCGGCTGGGCATATCTAGGTAACTACGAAAACTACGAACCTATGCTTGAGGTATTTATAAAATACGACCTCCCTAATGCTCCTACTAAGGATCAGCTAAAGGAGGCGTATAAAGCGTGCTATGATAACTTAAAATCTTTTACGGAAGCAAAAGAAAAATACATCTATGGAATGAATCAAGGTAGAGACAAAGAGGCTGAGGAAAAGATACAAAGAACGAATAAAAAATACAAATACGCCCCCTATCAACATATATATCAAGACGGTCTTTTGCAATACAAACCAAAGCCGATAGATACAAAAATGATAGAAACATTTGATAAGACGATAAATTCTTACTTTAAACACTGCCCCGACGAAAATGCAACGTTTAAAGACGCTAGAGCTTTTATAAAATGGGCAAATGAAGAGAGAAGGCAATATAAAATAGAAGCATTTATAGATAAATACGAAAATGACCCAACCAAGGTGATTTACGTAGATAGTAACCGAAGTAAATCCAGCTCAAGCTCAAATTTGAAGTAA
- a CDS encoding peptidylprolyl isomerase — MLKKISFAAFFLSFCMANASQISNGIAVIIENEPITVNEVRKAAAQLQTSEANALNLLIRDRLETAQIKNLKIEASDYELNQRLQKIASESGMSASDLRSAVLSKGGDYAQFKDDVAKTIKQEKLYQSIFAEAKINISENAARAYFEQNRDLFAHFTDVSVTRYVAPSMQLLEAARHSSPMNTNHSVHMDVLDLKSEQIPPQLRTIFQQTADGTFTQIFQTPQGFEMFYVASKKGQTMPEFDEVRDEAMNALYKLEQDRVIGEYFNKLRAKANVKYLR; from the coding sequence ATGTTAAAAAAGATCTCATTCGCCGCGTTTTTTCTCAGTTTTTGTATGGCTAACGCGAGCCAGATCTCAAACGGCATAGCCGTCATCATCGAAAACGAACCCATCACCGTAAACGAAGTACGCAAAGCCGCCGCGCAGCTACAAACAAGCGAAGCAAACGCGCTAAATTTACTGATCCGCGATAGACTCGAAACCGCGCAGATCAAAAACCTAAAAATCGAAGCCAGCGACTACGAGCTAAATCAAAGGCTGCAAAAGATCGCAAGCGAGAGCGGTATGAGCGCCTCCGATCTGCGCTCGGCCGTACTATCAAAGGGCGGAGACTACGCGCAGTTTAAAGACGACGTCGCAAAAACCATAAAACAAGAAAAGCTATATCAAAGCATATTTGCCGAGGCTAAAATCAACATTTCAGAAAACGCCGCGAGAGCGTATTTCGAGCAAAATCGCGACCTTTTCGCGCACTTTACCGACGTGAGCGTGACTAGATACGTGGCGCCTTCGATGCAGCTTTTGGAGGCCGCCAGACACAGCTCCCCGATGAACACCAACCACAGCGTGCACATGGACGTGCTGGATCTAAAAAGCGAGCAGATCCCGCCTCAACTACGAACGATATTTCAGCAGACCGCGGACGGCACTTTCACGCAAATTTTCCAGACTCCCCAGGGCTTTGAGATGTTTTACGTAGCGTCTAAAAAGGGGCAAACGATGCCTGAATTTGACGAGGTCAGAGACGAGGCGATGAACGCGCTTTATAAACTCGAGCAAGACCGCGTCATCGGCGAATACTTCAACAAACTCCGCGCCAAAGCTAACGTCAAATATCTACGCTAA
- a CDS encoding 4Fe-4S binding protein, with protein MKEFGFYNDFDENLMLNEQIEINGEGDYIVSNSPKLKASVVAPEINFYLKNTADSVLDKAKNTLLLYEARASAFDLARDIDYEKPVGKNVVIVSNGGRENLANLLKEKGFKTIELTHFEIKFIYGAAGELSVLVLRPDGEFEVDCDFFLVENAREYMLKQSGCYEIAGKSDEEIAAQLEAQSPKFKFKSHVHYDSTICQYHERRHEICGRCVEACPTVAILKEDETKHLVFSHIDCVNCGGCVSVCPSGALDYSDMPRNSFAEIAKLYRGRIALVVPAKANLENLSVNLPANVLPFAVSGERFLSETHLLTLLQESGAQVVIYEQNIGKGTKDAVDILNQIYELKFHEKAVLVAENEDKLKSALSQAKFIEGSQHSVTEYALPKREIFARRLEWLVGDQNLGSVSTTELIRYGRVEINRDTCTLCLSCVGACNVAALVADKETNSIVFNPSVCTACGYCELSCAEKDTIFLRPGKIDLEPSFFTFSELARDELFACIECGKEFATKKAVEKIAAIMAPKFNGDKAKLKTLYCCSDCKAKVMVKAQMDQMKEEVLNGQ; from the coding sequence ATGAAAGAATTCGGTTTTTACAACGATTTTGACGAAAATTTGATGCTAAACGAGCAGATCGAGATAAACGGCGAAGGCGACTACATCGTCTCAAATTCGCCCAAACTAAAGGCAAGCGTCGTAGCGCCGGAGATAAATTTTTATCTAAAAAACACCGCAGACTCGGTGCTGGATAAGGCTAAAAACACGCTTTTGCTTTATGAGGCTAGAGCCAGCGCCTTTGACCTAGCGCGCGACATCGACTACGAAAAACCAGTCGGCAAAAACGTCGTGATCGTTAGCAACGGCGGCCGCGAAAATTTGGCAAATTTGCTTAAGGAAAAAGGCTTTAAAACTATCGAGCTGACGCATTTTGAGATCAAATTTATCTACGGAGCCGCAGGCGAACTAAGCGTGCTAGTGCTGCGCCCGGACGGCGAGTTTGAGGTAGACTGCGACTTTTTCCTCGTAGAAAACGCGCGCGAATACATGCTAAAACAAAGCGGCTGCTACGAGATCGCAGGCAAAAGCGACGAGGAAATCGCCGCGCAGCTAGAGGCGCAAAGCCCGAAATTTAAATTTAAAAGCCACGTCCACTACGACTCCACGATCTGCCAGTATCACGAGCGCAGACACGAAATCTGCGGCAGATGCGTCGAGGCCTGCCCTACGGTAGCGATCCTAAAAGAGGACGAGACCAAGCACCTAGTTTTCTCTCACATCGACTGTGTAAACTGCGGCGGCTGCGTGAGCGTCTGCCCTAGCGGCGCGCTTGATTACTCGGATATGCCGCGAAACTCTTTTGCCGAGATAGCCAAACTCTACCGCGGCCGGATCGCTCTAGTCGTACCCGCAAAGGCAAATTTAGAAAACTTAAGCGTAAATTTACCCGCAAACGTGTTGCCTTTTGCCGTGAGCGGTGAGAGATTTTTGAGCGAGACGCATCTGCTTACATTGCTTCAAGAAAGCGGCGCGCAGGTCGTGATCTACGAGCAAAATATCGGCAAAGGCACCAAAGACGCGGTGGATATTTTAAACCAAATTTATGAGCTTAAATTTCATGAAAAAGCCGTCCTCGTAGCAGAAAACGAAGACAAGCTAAAAAGCGCCCTATCTCAGGCCAAATTTATCGAAGGCTCGCAGCACTCCGTCACCGAGTACGCTCTGCCAAAGCGCGAAATTTTCGCCAGACGCCTAGAGTGGCTAGTCGGAGATCAAAATTTAGGCTCCGTTAGCACTACCGAGCTCATCAGATACGGCCGCGTCGAGATAAACCGCGACACCTGCACGCTGTGCCTAAGCTGCGTGGGAGCGTGTAACGTCGCCGCCCTAGTCGCGGACAAGGAAACAAACTCCATCGTCTTTAACCCGAGCGTCTGCACCGCGTGCGGATACTGCGAGCTTAGCTGCGCGGAAAAAGACACGATATTTTTACGCCCCGGCAAGATTGACCTGGAGCCTAGTTTCTTTACCTTTAGCGAGCTAGCCAGAGACGAGCTTTTCGCCTGTATCGAGTGCGGCAAGGAGTTTGCGACCAAAAAGGCCGTCGAAAAGATCGCCGCGATCATGGCGCCTAAATTTAACGGCGACAAAGCCAAACTAAAGACGCTTTATTGCTGCTCGGACTGCAAAGCCAAAGTGATGGTAAAAGCGCAAATGGATCAAATGAAAGAAGAGGTTTTAAATGGACAATAA
- a CDS encoding DUF3137 domain-containing protein, translated as MKYTQPFSGSVLVCEFYKKFNGQTIVASRTLNTKFLGEKEQMDDTLFNDEFRVFTDDKVGARYLLTPTFMRRLYELKEKFAGDMGVSAAFMDDKFYLFLNGAENRFETTLFSLPPSLYEVKQIKKEISELLSIIDELNLNLDIFK; from the coding sequence ATGAAATACACACAACCTTTTAGCGGCTCGGTCTTGGTCTGTGAGTTTTACAAGAAATTTAACGGTCAAACGATAGTGGCGAGCCGTACGCTAAATACTAAATTTTTAGGCGAAAAAGAGCAGATGGACGATACTCTTTTTAACGATGAATTTAGAGTTTTTACGGATGACAAAGTAGGGGCGAGATATCTTTTGACGCCTACGTTTATGAGACGTTTGTACGAGCTAAAGGAAAAATTTGCGGGAGATATGGGGGTGAGCGCGGCATTTATGGACGACAAATTTTACCTATTTTTAAACGGAGCGGAAAATAGATTTGAAACAACTCTCTTTTCGCTACCGCCTAGCCTTTATGAGGTAAAGCAGATAAAAAAGGAAATTTCAGAGCTTTTATCTATCATAGACGAATTAAATTTGAACCTTGATATTTTTAAGTGA
- the selB gene encoding selenocysteine-specific translation elongation factor gives MSLIIGTAGHIDHGKTALIKELNGFEGDRLEEEQKRGITIDLSFSNLSKNGENIAFIDVPGHENLIKTMISGAYGFDACLFVVAANDGLMPQSLEHLEVLNILGVRSLVVALTKCDLASAELIEQRKGEIYAAAQNYKNLQILEIFPVSIKDSASIDELRNYLFTLKAAKREQEGVFRYYIDRVFSLKGIGNVVTGTVIEGSVTKNEKLFNYDAGKEVQVRSVQSHDTFVDRAGVSSRVALNLTGIELNDLKKGQLLSKKGFFRGFREIDAIVFARELTHGQSVTFCVGAKAAPAKALVLSEKEGGIFATFKFERDMFLKFDEPFVLIANGRVIGGGRVLNAVSEPMKKSSKISFLNSLLKKDFVSAFAMLKDTHKNGFGIISAYQRFGLNHEEAVAIAKQTPNVFVDEKALNIYDLSAVDRIKSAVKFMIEKNEFAVFSATSISLKLSWASENIAQKALDELESAGAIAKNDGVYTKTGVDMSKLKIRLEEKIYEILQSGNLAPLAPYNIYDELEIDRVSGDNALKKLTGIGRVVRLAHNLFVTSKALNEALAKLKAVIAAQGFVNVTNAKEALNLSRKYIIAYLEQLDLDPNIVKNGTDRVLKA, from the coding sequence ATGAGCTTAATAATAGGAACGGCCGGGCACATCGACCACGGCAAAACGGCGCTGATAAAGGAGCTAAACGGCTTTGAGGGCGACAGGCTAGAGGAGGAGCAAAAGCGCGGGATCACGATCGATCTTAGCTTTTCAAATTTGAGCAAAAACGGCGAAAATATCGCATTTATCGACGTGCCTGGGCATGAAAATTTGATCAAGACTATGATCAGCGGTGCGTATGGATTTGACGCGTGCCTTTTCGTCGTGGCGGCAAACGACGGACTTATGCCACAGTCTTTGGAGCATTTGGAGGTTTTAAATATCCTTGGCGTTCGTTCGCTCGTAGTAGCTCTTACCAAGTGCGACCTGGCTAGCGCAGAGCTAATAGAGCAGCGAAAAGGCGAAATTTATGCCGCCGCACAAAACTACAAAAATCTGCAAATTTTAGAGATTTTCCCGGTTAGTATCAAGGATAGCGCGAGCATCGACGAGCTGCGAAATTATCTTTTCACGCTAAAGGCGGCTAAGCGCGAGCAAGAGGGCGTTTTTAGGTATTACATCGACCGCGTTTTTAGCCTAAAAGGTATCGGAAACGTAGTTACGGGCACCGTGATAGAAGGCAGCGTGACGAAAAACGAAAAGCTGTTTAACTATGACGCAGGCAAAGAAGTGCAGGTGCGAAGCGTGCAGAGCCATGACACTTTCGTTGACCGTGCCGGAGTTAGTAGCCGCGTGGCGCTAAATTTGACGGGGATTGAGCTAAACGATCTAAAAAAGGGCCAATTGCTTAGTAAAAAGGGCTTTTTTAGAGGATTTCGTGAGATAGACGCGATAGTTTTCGCTCGCGAGCTAACGCACGGGCAGAGCGTTACTTTTTGCGTCGGCGCAAAGGCTGCGCCCGCAAAAGCACTGGTTCTTAGCGAAAAAGAGGGCGGGATATTTGCGACGTTTAAATTTGAAAGGGATATGTTTTTAAAATTTGACGAGCCGTTCGTGCTCATCGCAAACGGTCGCGTCATAGGCGGTGGCAGGGTACTAAACGCCGTGAGCGAACCGATGAAAAAATCAAGCAAAATTTCGTTTTTAAACTCGCTTCTCAAAAAAGATTTCGTAAGCGCCTTTGCGATGCTAAAAGATACGCATAAAAACGGCTTTGGCATCATCTCGGCCTATCAGCGCTTCGGGCTAAATCACGAGGAGGCCGTCGCTATAGCAAAACAAACGCCAAATGTATTCGTCGATGAAAAGGCGCTAAATATCTACGATCTAAGCGCGGTCGATCGGATAAAAAGCGCGGTCAAATTTATGATAGAAAAGAACGAATTTGCGGTATTTTCGGCTACGAGCATCAGCCTAAAGCTCTCATGGGCTAGCGAAAATATCGCCCAAAAGGCGCTTGACGAGCTAGAAAGCGCGGGCGCGATCGCTAAAAACGACGGCGTCTATACTAAAACGGGCGTCGATATGAGCAAGCTAAAAATCAGGCTCGAGGAGAAAATTTACGAGATTTTGCAAAGCGGAAATTTAGCTCCCCTGGCGCCTTATAACATCTACGACGAGCTTGAGATCGACCGAGTTAGCGGCGATAACGCACTAAAAAAGCTAACGGGAATCGGGCGCGTGGTGAGGCTCGCGCATAATCTTTTCGTAACGTCAAAGGCCCTAAACGAGGCGCTTGCGAAGCTAAAAGCCGTCATCGCCGCGCAAGGATTCGTAAACGTAACAAACGCGAAAGAGGCGTTAAATTTGAGTAGAAAATACATAATCGCCTACCTCGAGCAGCTCGATCTAGATCCTAATATCGTAAAAAACGGCACAGATAGAGTTTTAAAAGCGTGA
- the selA gene encoding L-seryl-tRNA(Sec) selenium transferase: MNELRKLPQIDKFIKNERFFGLDTSLLTKVARAELESLRAQILGGKNCPEPGEIVQNTLARYEKASNLSLRSLINATGVIIHTNLGRSAIDPEILRRAEPVITGYSNLEYSVEKGGRSNRYDYVGGLLAELFGFEDAVIVNNNASAVFLVLNTFSKGGEAIISRGELVEIGGSFRVPEVMANSGAILREVGTTNKTNLRDYEDAINENSKLILKVHRSNFDIVGFSEEAAMPDLSALARERNLIDYFDLGGGFYGELPYGLERNEPNLKNLKDASLVSFSGDKLFGSVQCGIILGKKGLIAKLKKNQLLRMLRVDKVIISLLAESVKAYANREFELITTVKQLYKSVEELENTANFINSQLKTPLEVVRTTTFVGGGTMPNKRIPSLALAVKGNANENEAKFRKNLVIGRIEDGKFLLDLRSVLDADVQNLIEKINETDEK, encoded by the coding sequence TTGAACGAACTACGAAAACTCCCGCAGATAGATAAATTTATAAAAAACGAGCGATTTTTCGGGCTTGACACGAGCTTGCTGACTAAGGTCGCCAGGGCCGAGCTAGAGAGCCTGCGCGCTCAAATTTTAGGAGGCAAAAACTGCCCTGAGCCAGGCGAAATCGTCCAAAACACGCTCGCGCGCTACGAAAAGGCGTCAAATTTGAGCCTGCGCAGCCTAATAAACGCAACCGGCGTCATCATCCACACGAATCTCGGCCGCAGCGCGATCGATCCTGAAATTTTACGCCGAGCCGAGCCCGTGATCACGGGGTATTCAAATTTAGAGTACAGCGTCGAAAAGGGCGGCCGCTCAAACCGCTACGACTACGTGGGCGGGCTGCTGGCGGAGCTTTTTGGCTTTGAGGACGCCGTCATAGTAAATAACAACGCAAGCGCCGTATTTTTGGTGCTAAATACCTTCTCAAAAGGCGGCGAAGCTATCATCAGCAGAGGCGAGCTAGTCGAGATCGGCGGGAGCTTTCGCGTGCCCGAAGTCATGGCAAACTCGGGCGCGATCCTGCGCGAAGTGGGCACGACGAATAAAACCAACCTGCGCGACTATGAGGACGCGATAAACGAAAACTCGAAGCTGATCTTAAAGGTGCATAGGTCAAATTTCGATATCGTAGGCTTTAGCGAGGAAGCGGCGATGCCGGATCTTAGCGCGCTGGCAAGAGAGCGAAATCTCATTGATTATTTTGATCTTGGCGGCGGATTTTACGGCGAGCTGCCCTACGGTCTAGAGCGCAACGAGCCGAATCTAAAAAATCTAAAAGACGCCTCGCTCGTTAGCTTTAGCGGCGATAAGCTCTTTGGCTCCGTGCAGTGCGGCATAATCCTAGGCAAAAAGGGGCTCATCGCAAAGCTAAAGAAAAATCAGCTGCTAAGAATGCTGCGCGTGGATAAGGTGATCATCTCGCTACTGGCCGAGAGCGTCAAAGCCTACGCAAACCGAGAATTTGAGCTTATCACGACGGTAAAGCAGCTCTATAAAAGCGTAGAGGAGCTAGAAAACACGGCAAATTTCATAAACTCGCAGCTAAAAACTCCGCTTGAAGTCGTGCGCACGACGACATTCGTAGGCGGCGGCACTATGCCAAATAAACGCATACCTAGCCTCGCGCTAGCCGTCAAAGGAAACGCGAACGAAAACGAGGCTAAATTTAGGAAAAATCTCGTGATCGGCCGCATCGAGGATGGCAAATTTTTGCTCGATCTTCGCAGCGTGCTGGACGCGGACGTGCAAAATTTGATAGAAAAAATCAACGAAACGGATGAAAAATGA
- a CDS encoding NAD(P)H-dependent oxidoreductase: MKTLVVLSHPNFAASRLNKALANAAKSAGAEVRHLEGLYGTDALKIDVAAEQEAFLRADRIVFLFPMMGFNVPSMLKAYIDYVLSRGFAYGEGAKIAGKQLQIAVSAGGGLGEYSKHGAIKFSLNEILLPLQCCADFCELVYGRIFASCGVEPGVPDSAIEAHAARFTKLLNDELEEHEYQI; the protein is encoded by the coding sequence ATGAAAACGCTAGTAGTTTTATCTCACCCAAATTTCGCCGCCTCTCGCCTAAACAAGGCACTGGCAAACGCCGCAAAAAGCGCAGGTGCCGAGGTTCGCCACCTAGAGGGACTTTATGGCACCGACGCCCTAAAAATCGACGTCGCAGCCGAGCAGGAGGCGTTTTTGCGCGCGGATCGCATCGTGTTTTTATTCCCAATGATGGGCTTTAACGTGCCCTCCATGCTAAAGGCATACATCGACTACGTGCTTAGCCGCGGCTTTGCCTACGGCGAGGGCGCGAAGATCGCGGGCAAACAGCTGCAAATCGCCGTGAGCGCGGGCGGCGGGCTAGGCGAATACTCCAAGCACGGCGCGATCAAATTTAGCCTAAACGAGATTTTGCTGCCGCTTCAGTGCTGCGCGGACTTTTGCGAGCTCGTTTACGGACGGATTTTCGCTAGCTGCGGCGTGGAGCCGGGTGTGCCTGATAGCGCGATAGAGGCGCATGCGGCGAGATTTACGAAGCTCTTAAACGACGAGCTTGAAGAGCACGAATATCAAATTTAA